One genomic region from Longimicrobium sp. encodes:
- a CDS encoding ATP-binding protein, with the protein MAADSDRTDEPADDGAPSRIPRFVRVLLRVPLFYKILIANAVLVLVGTLFGTLVTARFVRDEPGRSLIGVVGLLALIGIAITLAVNAVILRVALRPLDDLERTAARVQRGELDRRAPVSPVADRELERLRRTFNAMLDTAAAYRARLREVAARALSAAEEERKRIARELHDETAQMLAALLIRIRVVRNSRDPAQMEPLLDGMREDVSRALEGIRRFARGLRPPALDELGLVPAIEGHARSLEEISGLAVEVRAGDVAADLPPVAELATYRIVQEALSNVVRHARATRVRVTIARDGERLVVTVEDDGRGFDPQNVISSEGGGLGLFGMKERAGYIGGRVDVDSTPGAGTRVRAEIPLRDTAD; encoded by the coding sequence ACGAGCCCGCCGACGACGGAGCGCCGTCGCGCATCCCGCGGTTCGTGCGCGTGCTGCTGCGGGTGCCGCTGTTCTACAAGATCCTCATCGCCAACGCGGTGCTGGTGCTGGTGGGCACCCTGTTCGGCACGCTGGTGACCGCGCGTTTCGTGCGCGACGAGCCCGGGCGCTCGCTGATCGGCGTGGTGGGGCTGCTGGCGCTGATCGGCATCGCCATCACGCTGGCGGTGAACGCGGTGATCCTGCGCGTGGCGCTGCGCCCGCTCGACGACCTGGAGCGCACCGCCGCCCGCGTCCAGCGCGGCGAGCTGGACCGGCGCGCGCCCGTCTCACCCGTGGCCGACCGCGAGCTGGAGCGGCTGCGACGCACCTTCAACGCCATGCTCGACACCGCGGCCGCCTACCGCGCCCGCCTGCGCGAGGTGGCCGCACGCGCGCTCTCCGCCGCCGAGGAGGAGCGCAAGCGCATCGCCCGCGAGCTGCACGACGAGACGGCGCAGATGCTGGCCGCGCTCCTGATCCGCATCCGCGTGGTGCGCAACAGCCGCGACCCCGCGCAGATGGAGCCGCTGCTGGACGGGATGCGCGAGGACGTGTCGCGCGCGCTGGAGGGGATCCGCCGCTTCGCCCGGGGCCTGCGCCCGCCCGCGCTCGACGAGCTGGGGCTGGTTCCCGCCATCGAGGGCCACGCCCGCTCGCTCGAGGAGATCAGCGGCCTGGCCGTGGAGGTGCGCGCCGGCGACGTCGCCGCGGACCTGCCGCCCGTGGCGGAGCTGGCCACCTACCGCATCGTGCAGGAGGCGCTCTCCAACGTCGTCCGCCACGCGCGCGCCACCCGCGTCCGCGTCACCATCGCCCGCGACGGCGAGCGGCTGGTGGTGACGGTGGAAGACGACGGCCGCGGATTCGACCCGCAGAACGTGATCTCCAGCGAGGGCGGGGGACTGGGGTTGTTCGGGATGAAGGAGCGCGCCGGCTACATCGGCGGCCGCGTCGACGTCGACAGCACCCCCGGCGCCGGCACCCGCGTCCGCGCCGAGATCCCCCTGCGCGACACGGCGGACTGA